The following are encoded together in the Parambassis ranga chromosome 20, fParRan2.1, whole genome shotgun sequence genome:
- the nell3 gene encoding uncharacterized protein nell3, translated as MLDYLVCRHTRGRMVPLTSVLLLLLSCVSLHNPAQAVPEICRGTHCYGAETGDPRPCTGAHCPGSRSSRPPRQFNPAAQGKAVQIVAGQHNAYPGSPRAASSEAYPAVRGSARTRAPEVLPAGCADADCAARVKPFQPTNDTRDCRGIECRLPLRLRPKTRARSCVGEGCLAVSEESVSSSSSQLPPVHLSDRAAQFLGDFPEFGYPSSELGGAPLSVQLTCDIKPGENEVPSEDALILHLQLAKGQEKLVEALRGQQILIHDLQQKLADQQEALLSQQRGILEQQRRMYEQMDVVKAQYGLLSDTIKQVSFQGLQGELQSYFESHLAGLQSQARSHLQKSYAVHKMDVDSKVMDVAGEAHFPRPLLGCPSACRSEEYCDFQKDPPQCEKCTMCPPGFFLISQCSPTADRMCQDRDECLELPNACGERVKCLNTPGGFRCLGLSEREAMMGLCGHDYFYNQELQECQACSDCDGEPVTVPCMAVSDTVCGQLSESRLSQSWSANVAVPLARTSSAHIFPGLQLNVRGKESSSLLWNEAGQVTFLQHGLVWLDHNFAIKHSCRNFLQVGMRLNGSQEEEGQQDLSGVRIEQPDGKYFQGVSVSSGVEVEPNHTFTLLLKSPNQHCNQSKDLHPYDTSAPSLSLLWLSHDTGAVAMTAQMSLLAHYQTNYRPTFRITSVSDPYMISLTHDNRGVRFTESGVVKFVLQQALYSMGHTCVREGFSLISYVNRNGSGQEVMQAFKTGVNYRDTSITLSGAVSVDSGDTLSFEITSPSQCNIRYFGDNTGISMLSLIWIPSAVSSALSATVSRTGLPFGAVRNKPLLFQQISPDTPQVHLARPGEPGNRKNFIFHEKGTANIALNLKLIHSCNIVKLSVQRVGGQGKQAGPVAQQVSGSMPENSEWASIGLRASFQVQNGTALYVTLDCIRGRVNQITHEGGTNISILWVAV; from the exons ATGTTGGATTATTTGGTTTGCAGACACACTAGAGGCAGGATGGTTCCACTgacatcagtgctgctgctgctgctctcctgcgTGTCCCTGCACAACCCCGCGCAGGCTGTGCCGGAGATCTGCCGCGGGACGCACTGCTATGGCGCGGAGACTGGAGATCCAAGACCGTGCACCGGAGCGCACTGTCCGGGGAGCAGATCGTCCAGACCGCCGAGGCAGTTCAACCCAGCAGCGCAAGGGAAAGCGGTTCAGATAGTAGCCGGTCAACACAACGCGTATCCGGGCTCTCCAAGAGCGGCATCATCGGAAGCTTATCCGGCCGTCCGCGGCAGCGCACGCACCAGGGCGCCTGAAGTTTTACCCGCAGGATGCGCCGACGCGGACTGCGCCGCGCGTGTGAAACCATTTCAGCCCACCAACGACACCCGAGACTGTAGAGGGATTGAGTGCAGACTGCCGCTGAGGTTACGGCCAAAAACTCGGGCGAGGTCGTGCGTAGGAGAGGGCTGTCTGGCCGTTTCAGAGGAGagcgtctcctcctcctccagccagcttCCTCCTGTCCATCTGTCCGACAGAGCCGCGCAGTTTCTGGGAGATTTTCCGGAGTTTGGATATCCGTCGTCGGAACTTGGCGGCGCGCCTCTGAGTGTCCAGCTCACATGTGACATCAAGCCAG GGGAAAATGAAGTTCCCTCTGAAGATGCCCTCATCCTGCACCTCCAGCTGGCCAAAGGGCAGGAGAAGCTTGTGGAAGCCCTGAGAGGTCAGCAGATCCTCATCcacgacctgcagcagaagCTCGCCGACCAACAGGAGGCGCTGCTCTCACAGCAGCGCGGGATCCTGGAGCAGCAGCGGCGGATGTACGAGCAAATGGACGTGGTGAAGGCCCAGTATGGACTCCTGTCGGACACCATCAAACAGGTGTCCTTCCAGGGCCTGCAGGGCGAGCTGCAGAGCTACTTCGAGAGCCACCTGGCTGGCCTGCAGAGCCAGGCCCGCAGCCATCTGCAGAAATCCTACGCCGTCCACAAAATGGACGTAGACTCAAAGGTGATGGACGTTGCCGGGGAGGCTCACTTTCCTCGGCCGCTGCTGGGATGCCCGTCGGCCTGCAGGTCAGAGGAGTACTGCGACTTTCAGAAGGATCCGCCTCAGTGTGAGAAGTGCACCATGTGTCCGCCGGGCTTCTTCTTGATCTCACAGTGCTCCCCGACCGCAGACAGAATGTGCCAG GACAGAGATGAATGTCTGGAGTTACCAAATGCTTGTGGAGAGCGGGTGAAGTGCCTGAATACACCAG GGGGATTCAGGTGTCTGGGACTTTCTGAGAGAGAAGCCATGATGGGCTTGTGCGGTCACGACTACTTCTACAACCAGGAGCTTCAGGAGTGCCAGGCCTGCTCCGACTGTGATGGAGAGCCCGTCACTGTTCCCTGCATGGCGGTCAGCGACACGGTCTGCGGTCAACTTTCAGAGAGCCGCCTCTCCCAGTCTTGGTCGGCGAACGTGGCGGTTCCGCTCGCCAGGACATCCAGCGCCCACATCTTCCCTGGGCTGCAGCTTAATGTACGAGGCAAGGAGAGCAGCAGTCTGCTGTGGAACGAGGCGGGGCAGGTGACCTTCCTGCAGCACGGCCTGGTGTGGTTGGATCATAATTTTGCAATAAAGCACAGCTGCAGGAACTTTCTCCAGGTGGGAATGAGGCTCAACGggagccaggaggaggagggtcagcAGGACCTGAGTGGGGTTCGCATTGAACAGCCAGATGGGAAATACTTCCAGGGGGTCAGCGTCAGTAGtggtgtggaggtggagcctAACCACACCTTCACGCTGCTGCTGAAGAGTCCAAACCAGCACTGCAATCAGAGCAAGGATCTTCACCCCTATGAtacctctgctccctctctgagTCTCCTCTGGTTGTCTCATGATACCGGTGCTGTAGCTATGACGGCTCAGATGTCCTTGCTGGCGCACTATCAGACTAACTACCGCCCAACTTTCCGCATAACCTCGGTGTCTGACCCCTACATGATCAGCCTGACTCACGACAACCGTGGGGTGCGCTTCACAGAAAGCGGAGTGGTGAAGTTCGTGCTCCAGCAGGCACTCTACTCCATGGGTCACACCTGCGTCCGTGAGGGTTTCTCCTTGATTTCATATGTCAACCGGAATGGGAGCGGGCAGGAGGTGATGCAGGCTTTCAAGACCGGTGTGAACTACAGAGACACTTCCATCACACTGTCCGGTGCTGTGAGCGTGGACAGTGGAGACACGCTCAGCTTCGAGATCACTTCCCCATCTCAGTGCAACATCCGCTACTTTGGAGACAACACTGGCATCAGCATGTTGAGCCTCATCTGGATTCCATCAGCTGTGTCCTCAGCTTTATCTGCGACTGTGTCCAGGACCGGTCTTCCCTTCGGAGCAGTCAGAAATAAACCTCTGCTATTCCAGCAGATCAGCCCTGACACGCCGCAGGTTCACCTGGCCCGCCCAGGCGAACCAGGCAACCGAAAGAACTTTATATTCCACGAGAAGGGGACGGCGAACATAGCCCTCAACCTGAAGCTGATCCACTCCTGTAACATAGTTAAACTCAGTGTGCAGCGGGTCGGGGGTCAGGGCAAGCAGGCGGGTCCTGTGGCTCAGCAGGTGTCTGGATCTATGCCTGAGAATAGCGAGTGGGCCAGTATCGGACTGAGAGCTTCGTTTCAGGTCCAGAATGGTACAGCTCTGTACGTCACTCTGGACTGCATCCGAGGACGGGTTAACCAGATAACGCACGAGGGCGGCACTAACATTTCAATCCTCTGGGTTGCGGTGTGA
- the LOC114453410 gene encoding kelch-like protein 10, with protein sequence MMELIIEFAYTGSVDVTESNAWRLFMAADSLNLVELVQICCNFFEKTLCPYNCVGIWQFTKTYHVPELHLKAFHYVLSHFEEVAFGEEFLQLSAQDVNDIISRDDLNVRQEAAVFEAIIRWITHEPQEREGYADLLLSEVRLSIMPTEYIQSHVLSNELVTDNLRCQAMVSEVIECKDRILSRPRLPSAFLLAIGGWNSFRDLTNVINAFDVRANHWIYITNLSQVLRTNHGAAYLGGYVYFVGGFAQGFIATNSVLRFDLSTRTWQEVAPMYYCRSYVSVTVLNGFIYAMGGDDGHTRLSSAEFYQPETNQWLEIAPMHEQRSHASCTALSGKIYICGGWNGNEHLQTAECYNPETNQWTLISPMSSRRNGVGVIAYDNHVYAVGGFDGTACLQTAEVYNPHTNTWHSVSSMMTPRRSFGIEVLEDRLFVVGGFNGIISISSVEYYDSETNEWTQACDMDVSCSALNCCVLSGLPNMADYTIP encoded by the exons atgatggagctcatcattgagtttgcatacaccggctctgttgacgtgacagagtccaatgcatggaggcttttcatggcagctgattcccTCAATCTAgtggagctggtgcaaatatgctgcaacttttttgaaaagacgctctgcccatACAACTGCGttggcatctggcagttcacaaaaacctaccacgtccctgaactgcacctcaaggctttccactatgtcctcagtcactttgaggaagtggctttcggcgaagagttcctgcagctctcggcccaggatgtcaatgacatcatcagccgtgacgacctcaatgtgagacaggaggcagctgtgtttgaggctatcattcggtggatcacacatgaacctcaggaacgagaaggatacgcagatcttctcttgtcagag gtcaggctgagcattatgcctacagagtacatacagagtcatgtgctgtccaatgagctggtgacggacaacttgaggtgccaggccatggtctctgaggtcatcgaatgcaaagacagaatcctcagtcggcctcgtctgccttctgccttcctattggccattggaggctggaACAGCTTCAGGGATCTAACTAATGTAATTAAtgcatttgacgtccgtgcaaatcactggatatACATAACAAACCTTTCTCAGGTTCTTCGCACCAATCATGGTGCAGCatacctcggtgggtatgtctactttGTTGGTGGTTTTGCCCAGGGGTTCATAGCCACCAATAGTGTGctcaggtttgacctgagcacacggacatggcaagaggtggcaccgatgtaCTATTGCCGCAGttatgtgagcgtgactgtgctgaacggcTTCATCTATGCCATGGGAGGCGATGATGGGCACACAcgtctcagcagtgctgagttctaccagccagaaaccaaccagtggcttgaaattgcacccatgcatgagcagaggagccacgccagctgcacagcactcagcggcaag atctacatatgtggtggatggAACGGGAATGAgcacctgcaaacagcagagtgctacaacccagagaccaaccagtggaccctgatctctcccatgagcagccggcgcaatggagtaggagtcattgcatacgacaaccatgtttatgca gttggtggctttGATGGAACAGCttgtctgcagaccgctgaggtctacaaccctcacaccaacacctggcacagtgtgtcctccatgatgaccccccgccgcagctttggcatcgaagtacttgaggaccggctctttgttgtcgggggcttcaaTGGCATCATCAGCATCTCTAgtgttgagtactatgacagcgAGACGAATGAGTGGACTCAGGCCTGTGACATGGACGTCAGCTGCAGCGCTCTGaactgctgtgtgctttctggtcttcccaacatggccgactacaccatccct
- the LOC114453593 gene encoding kelch-like protein 10 — translation MNVYTDLREQGLLCDAVIRVEEVDFPIHRVILAKYTYFRALFTRSSEADNKVYSIPDLSSDMMELIIEFAYTGSVDVTESNARRLFMAADSLNLVELVQICCNFFEKTLCPYNCVGIWQFTKTYHVPELHLKAFHYVLSHFEEVAFGEEFLQLSAQDVSDIISRDNLNVRQEAAVFEAIIRWITHEPQEREGYADLLLSEVRLSMMPTEYIQSHVLSNELVTDNLRCQAMVSEVIECKDRILGRPRLPSALLLAIGGWNSFRDLTNAINAFDIRANHWMNITNLSQVPRAYHGAAYLCGYVYFVGGFAQGFIATNSVLRFDLSTRTWQEVAPMYYRRTYVSVTVLNGCIYAMGGYDGHTRLSSAEFYQPETNQWLEIAPMHEQRSHASCTALSGKIYICGGFDGNEYLQTAECYNPETNQWTLISPMTSRRNGVGVIAYDNHVYAVGGFDGTACLQTAEVYNPHTNTWHSVSSMMTPRRSFGIEVLENRLFVVGGFDGITSTSSVEHYDSETNEWSQACDMDVSCSALNCCVLSGLPNMADYTIP, via the exons ATGAACGTGTACACAGATCTCCGTGAGCAGGGGCTGCTCtgcgatgctgtcatcagagtggaggaggttgactttcccatccacagagtcatcttggccaagtacacttacttcag agctctcttcacacgctcgTCTGAAGCTGACAATAAAGTCTACAGTAtccctgacctatcctcagacatgatggagctcatcattgagtttgcatacaccggctctgttgacgtgacagagtccaatgcacggaggcttttcatggcagctgattcccTCAATCTAgtggagctggtgcaaatatgctgcaacttttttgaaaagacactCTGCCCATACAACTGCGttggcatctggcagttcacaaaaacctaccatgtccctgaactgcacctcaaggctttccactatgtcctcagtcactttgaggaagtggctttcggcgaagagttcctgcagctctcggcccaggatgtcagtgacattaTTAGCcgtgacaacctcaatgtgagacaggaggcagctgtgtttgaggccatcattcggtggatcacacatgaacctcaggaacgagaaggatacgcagatcttctcttgtcagag gtcaggctgagcatgatgcctacagagtacatacagagtcatgtgctgtccaatgagctggtgacggacaacttgaggtgccaggccatggtctctgaggtcatcgaatgcaaagacagaatcctcggtcggcctcgtctgccttctgccctcctattggccattggaggctggaACAGCTTCAGGGATCTAACTAATGCAATCAATGCATTTGAcatccgtgcaaatcactggatgaacataacaaacctttctCAGGTTCCTCGCGCCTATCATGGTGCAGCATACCTCTGTGGGTATGTCTACTTTGTTGGTGGTTTTGCCCAGGGGTTCATAGCCACCAATAGTGTGctcaggtttgacctgagcacacggacatggcaagaggtggcaccgatgtaCTATCGCCGCACttatgtgagcgtgactgtgctgaacgggtgcatctatgccatgggaggctatgatgggcacacacgtctcagcagtgctgagttctaccagccagaaaccaaccagtggcttgaaattgcacccatgcatgagcagaggagccacgctagctgcacagcactcagcggcaag atctacatatgtggtggatttgaCGGGAATGAgtacctgcaaacagcagagtgctacaacccagagaccaaccagtggaccctgatctctcccatgactAGCCGACGCAATggagtaggagtcattgcatacgacaaccatgtttatgca gttggtggctttGATGGAACAGCttgtctgcagaccgctgaggtctacaaccctcacaccaacacctggcacagtgtgtcctccatgatgaccccccgccgCAGCTTTGGCATCGAAGTACTTGAgaaccggctctttgttgtcgggggcttcgATGGCATCACCAGCACCTCTAGTGTTGAgcactatgacagtgagacgaatgagtggtctcaggcctgtgaCATGGACGTCAGCTGCAGCGCTCTGaactgctgtgtgctttctggtcttcccaacatggccgactacaccatccct